One Panicum virgatum strain AP13 chromosome 3N, P.virgatum_v5, whole genome shotgun sequence DNA segment encodes these proteins:
- the LOC120665216 gene encoding E3 ubiquitin-protein ligase UPL4-like: MDRCRKRDDSDPEGPGEPEPPADKRPCTAEPSTSAAAAAAGVPPPPGGARPAEQGVSDMDTSSSGHAADADGDADDGDGDGDGDGDGDGDGDGDGGSSCESDGDGSPRPRGARAVKFHQMVEAVAAEGAAQDALVAPLTELCEALSFCTEDAGGYFPTEAAARALVRLAGGGGGAGATPDVILLSVRAITYLCDAMPRAADAVVRHGLLPVLCSRLLAIDYLDVAEQCLQAFEKISRRQPVQCLQAGMITAVLAYIDFFTASIQRVAVSAVAHACKKVPEDCSHFVVDSVPTLCNLLQSEDKMVVEKLADCLISIVDSFSSSVDLLDQLCHQGIIEKVLPLIHTGGLTALSPSTCSNLIGLLAKLACSSLVAVKSLFELNVGSTIKGILVASELSHGMPYLPLEKQNNQVNEALKLANQLIPSAARGVEDTQIILAKEKIITDEPRFLCQFSRDILPVLIKAVNSGANSYICYGCASIVNNICYFSKPEMLQDLLKETNIASFLAGLLSRKDHHVLTSSLKIIEILMQKLPDAYLGFFIKEGVVYAVEALLTQEDSSRSTHLLDDIQQSEPQPVIRNKSTCFCYAFDAHRSEAAETRTCMIGNGSLFTFARHVKTTYFTKEVVSSEKGLTEIVQKLKTCCAVLNETTDKSSERENLQNEEYLSTILSEVMMELRGGETMTTFEFLESGLVKSLSNYLSNGKYLQAEENMNCSSDHFLAVVKRFQSFARMSFSRMGQSWSDMLLTLLVRKLQNALTSLDNFPVIMSHNFKPRSNISDIPTRHSTIIPCIRVRFKKDEDETNLSSYDSVVNVEISSSLRTIEEFLWPKVSTDMNIQKAESPPSGPALESYVSDGSLERDSTPQSSPPSEVLICNNQNPAVEPCPKQGSSSSGKAERNTIIVSDNALQPKLVFSLKGKELDRSVTLYQSILQDQINAGSDIILDMQFWRSVHDITFRTAANPETDRTALTPEADSPKDSSTSISSKNDSTTGFKWQMLPFFSSMLLGKLPCKLDRSSPLYDILFMLHILEGLNRYSFHLVSDERNHSFAQGTITNLDDLKAVVFSIPQQEFVSTKLTDKLEQQMHDPLVLRSCCLPLWCTELMSACPFLFSFEARWKYFQLAAFGSLKNHHGHAMDAIVNSVTERGSPHSRKKFKVDRDDILVSAAKMMQSYAKSNALLEVEYNEEVGTGLGPTMEFYTLISHEFQKSGLGMWRGELPCEAGTDDAHVSRFVVAPKGLFPRPWSASADCASFQEVSKQFHLLGQVVAKAIKDGRILDIPFSKAFYKLILGKELNIYDIQSFDSELAISLMEFQAIDCRRKYAESNSTSDCQIISDLTYRGCRIEDLAIDFTLPGYPDYMLSSGSSSGSLNVENLEEYVHHVVEATVKSGIARQMEAFKLGFNEVFPLNKLQVFSEDELEQLLCGEQDTWDFGKLVDHIKFDHGYTSSSPPVINLLEIIQEFGSHQRRAFLQFITGSPRLPPGGLAALNPKFTVVRKHNSNDADSDLPSVMTCANYLKLPPYSSKEKMREKLIYAITEGQGSFHLS, encoded by the exons ATGGATCGCTGCCGTAAGCGGGACGACTCCGACCCCGAGGGCCCCGGGGAGCCCGAGCCCCCCGCCGATAAGCGCCCGTGCACGGCGGAACCCTCGacctccgcggccgcggccgccgcgggggttcctcctcctccgggcGGGGCGCGCCCCGCGGAGCAGGGCGTCTCGGATATGGACACCTCGTCGTCCGGCCACGCCGCCGACGCTGATGGCGACGCGGATGACGGGGATGGGGACGGCgatggggatggggatggggatggggatggggatggggaCGGCGGGTCGTCGTGCGAGTCGGATGGGGACGGGAGCCCGAGGCCCCGCGGCGCCCGGGCCGTGAAGTTCCATCAGAtggtggaggcggtggcggcggagggcgcggcgcaGGACGCGCTCGTGGCGCCGCTGACGGAGCTCTGCGAGGCGCTCTCGTTCTGCACCGAGGACGCGGGGGGATACTTCCCCACTgaggcggccgcgcgggcgctcgtgcggctggccggcggcggcggcggcgcgggggccacTCCCGACGTGATTCTGCTCTCCGTGCGCGCCATCACGTACCTCTGCGACGCCATGCCGCGGGCCGCCGACGCAGTCGTCCGCCACGGCCTCCTCCCCGTGCTCTGCTCCCGGCTCCTCGCCATCGATTACCTCGATGTCGCTGAGCAG TGCTTGCAAGCATTTGAGAAGATATCACGGAGGCAACCGGTCCAGTGCTTGCAGGCAGGCATGATCACTGCTGTGCTGGCATACATTGACTTCTTCACTGCAAGTATTCAG AGGGTTGCCGTGTCAGCTGTCGCACATGCCTGCAAAAAGGTCCCTGAGGATTGCTCCCATTTTGTTGTGGATTCGGTCCCAACGCTGTGTAATCTTCTGCAATCTGAGGATAAGATG GTAGTGGAGAAGCTTGCAGATTGCTTGATAAGCATTGTAGACTCTTTTAGCAGTTCAGTTGATCTTCTCGACCAGCTCTGTCACCAGGGCATTATAGAGAAGGTGCTCCCTTTGATCCACACTGGTGGACTCACTGCCCTTAGTCCGTCGACTTGCAGC AACCTGATTGGGCTTCTTGCTAAGCTAGCCTGTTCGTCACTTGTGGCAGTAAAGTCTCTCTTTGAGCTGAATGTTGGTAGTACGATAAAGGGGATTTTGGTTGCCTCAGAGTTGTCCCATGGCATGCCATACTTGCCTTTGGAAAAACAGAACAATCAG GTTAATGAAGCTCTGAAACTAGCAAACCAGTTGATTCCTTCTGCAGCAAGAGGCGTTGAAGACACCCAGATCATACTCGCGAAAGAAAAGATAATTACGGATGAACCAAGGTTTCTGTGTCAGTTCTCTAGGGATATTCTTCCTGTCTTGATAAAG GCGGTGAACTCTGGTGCCAATTCGTACATTTGCTATGGCTGTGCTTCAATAGTTAATAACATTTGTTACTTCAGTAAACCAGAAATGCTTCAAGACTTGCTGAAAGAAACGAACATAGCAAG CTTCTTGGCTGGTTTATTGTCTAGAAAGGATCATCATGTGCTGACCTCATCACTAAAGATAATCGAGATTCTCATGCAAAAGCTTCCTGATGCTTACCTGGGATTCTTTATCAAGGAAGGTGTAGTCTATGCAGTTGAGGCTCTTCTTACACAAGAGGACTCCTCAAGATCCACTCATTTGCTTGATGACATACAACAATCAGAGCCTCAACCTGTCATAAGAAATAAATCTACATGTTTCTGCTATGCATTTGATGCTCACAGATCTGAAGCCGCTGAAACAAGGACTTGTATGATTGGGAACGGGAGTCTTTTTACTTTTGCAAGGCATGTGAAGACAACCTACTTTACTAAGGAAGTAGTGAGTTCTGAGAAGGGGTTAACTGAGATTGTGCAGAAACTCAAAACTTGCTGCGCAGTTTTGAATGAGACCACAGACAAGTCATCAGAGCGAGAAAATCTTCAAAATGAAGAATACTTGTCTACTATTTTAAGTGAGGTGATGATGGAGCTTCGTGGGGGAGAAACAATGACAACCTTTGAATTCCTTGAGAGTGGATTGGTCAAATCTTTATCAAATTACCTCTCAAATGGCAAGTACCTCCAGGCAGAGGAAAATATGAATTGCAGCTCTGACCATTTTTTGGCTGTGGTGAAAAGATTTCAGTCTTTTGCTCGGATGTCATTCTCAAGAATGGGCCAAAGTTGGAGTGATATGCTCTTGACACTGTTAGTAAGGAAGCTGCAGAATGCTCTTACTTCTCTTGACAACTTTCCAGTGATAATGAGCCACAATTTCAAGCCAAGGAGCAATATTTCTGATATCCCTACGAGGCACTCAACAATTATTCCATGTATCCGAGTACGATTCAAGAAAGATGAAGATGAAACTAACTTGTCAAGCTATGATAGCGTTGTGAATGTGGAAATATCATCTTCCTTGCGTACTATTGAAGAATTTTTATGGCCCAAAGTTAGTACAGATATGAACATTCAGAAGGCTGAATCACCACCTAGTGGCCCTGCTTTGGAAAGCTATGTTAGTGATGGCTCTCTGGAACGAGATTCAACACCGCAATCATCTCCTCCATCAGAG GTACTGATTTGCAATAATCAAAATCCAGCTGTAGAACCATGCCCAAAGCAAGGAAGTTCATCTTCTG GTAAAGCAGAAAGAAACACAATAATCGTGAGCGATAATGCCTTACAACCGAAATTGGTTTTTAGCTTAAAAGGGAAAGAGCTTGACCGATCTGTTACTTTGTATCAATCAATCCTGCAGGATCAGATCAATGCAGGATCTGACATAATTCTGGACATGCAGTTCTGGCGCAGTGTACATGACATAACTTTCAGAACAGCTGCTAACCCAGAAACTGATAGAACAGCTCTTACCCCAGAGGCAGATTCTCCTAAAGATTCCTCAACTTCAATATCATCAAAGAATGACAGTACAACTGGGTTTAAATGGCAGATGCTGCCATTCTTTTCTAGTATGTTGCTTGGTAAACTTCCTTGCAAACTTGACAGATCGAGTCCATTGTATGACATATTGTTTATGTTACACATTTTAGAGGGTTTAAACCGGTATTCCTTTCACCTTGTTTCTGACGAGAGAAACCATTCTTTTGCCCAAGGAACAATAACTAACCTTGATGATCTGAAGGCTGTAGTTTTCTCGATTCCTCAGCAGGAATTTGTTAGTACCAAATTGACAGATAAACTGGAGCAACAAATGCATGATCCTTTGGTTTTAAGGTCTTGCTGCCTGCCTTTATGGTGCACCGAACTGATGTCTGCATGCCCTTTCTTGTTTTCGTTTGAGGCGAGATGGAAGTATTTCCAACTGGCAGCATTTGGCTCTTTGAAAAACCATCATGGGCATGCTATGGATGCAATTGTTAATAGTGTGACAGAAAGGGGGTCTCCCCACTCACGGAAAAAGTTCAAAGTTGATCGTGATGATATACTTGTTTCAGCTGCTAAAATGATGCAGTCATATGCTAAGAGCAATGCCCTACTTGAAGTAGAATATAATGAGGAAGTGGGTACTGGTTTAGGTCCTACAATGGAATTCTATACATTGATTAGTCATGAATTTCAGAAGTCTGGTCTGGGCATGTGGAGAGGGGAGCTTCCTTGTGAAGCTGGTACTGATGATGCTCATGTTTCTAGATTCGTGGTTGCCCCTAAAGGACTGTTTCCTAGACCTTGGTCTGCTTCAGCAGACTGTGCTTCCTTTCAAGAAGTGAGCAAACAATTTCACCTTCTTGGTCAGGTTGTTGCAAAAGCAATTAAAGATGGCAGGATTCTCGACATTCCATTTTCTAAAGCATTCTACAAGCTTATCCTTGGAAAG GAGCTTAATATATATGATATCCAGTCATTTGATTCTGAGCTGGCAATATCCCTTATGGAGTTTCAAGCCATTGATTGTCGGAGAAAGTATGCAGAGTCAAATTCAACGAGTGACTGCCAGATAATATCTGATTTGACTTATCGAGGTTGTAGAATAGAGGATCTTGCTATTGATTTTACTCTTCCTGGGTATCCAGATTATATGCTCTCCTCAGGAAGTAGCTCTGGCAGT TTGAATGTTGAGAATTTGGAAGAATATGTTCATCATGTTGTCGAGGCAACGGTTAAAAGTGGCATTGCAAGACAGATGGAGGCTTTTAAGTTAGGATTTAACGAG GTTTTTCCACTAAACAAACTCCAGGTTTTCTCAGAGGATGAGCTAGAGCAATTACTCTGTGGTGAACAAGATACTTGGGAT TTTGGGAAACTTGTGGATCATATCAAATTTGATCATGGTTACACTTCCAGCAGCCCTCCTGTCATTAAT CTGTTGGAAATAATACAAGAGTTTGGATCCCATCAACGCAGAGCTTTCTTGCAATTTATAACAGGTTCACCTCGGCTTCCACCAGGTGGCTTGGCTGCACTAAATCCAAAATTCACAGTTGTCCGAAAG CATAACAGCAATGATGCTGACAGTGACCTGCCGAGTGTGATGACTTGTGCCAACTATCTTAAGTTACCTCCATACTCTTCTAAG GAAAAGATGAGGGAAAAACTGATCTATGCGATCACAGAAGGCCAGGGGTCCTTCCACCTATCTTAA